A stretch of the Duncaniella dubosii genome encodes the following:
- a CDS encoding sensor histidine kinase, with protein MKFLEKRIGRIIDLIFCLVFIPIIFVLGSMDYWIYYSPEFTYLLIAWLYVSYFIIRLFNIPKLFIERKYVFIALIIGVLICCDYILTLYRLPEVTFNAYSLTELYHRIQTASLSQTVWLMCSLVMGYAVSMSFIQELYHQLLLKKDVEFQKNNAQLAVYKAQINPHFLFNTLNSIYSLIIGTSEKAEDAFIKFIDIVKYTYTGVGHDKVALKEEIAYINNYIDLQKLRLNHHTSVDWRCDVDDENEQIPPMIMITFLENVFKYGISANKDCTVLIELSLKNGLLEFRTENRVMKRRGESRHQPVGIENCRARLDSLFPGRYTLTAEERDGLFNVYMKIQLS; from the coding sequence ATGAAATTTCTTGAAAAAAGAATCGGCCGTATAATAGACCTTATATTCTGTCTTGTGTTCATCCCGATTATTTTTGTGCTTGGTTCCATGGACTATTGGATATATTATTCGCCTGAATTTACCTATCTGCTTATTGCATGGCTCTATGTATCATATTTCATAATAAGGCTTTTTAATATTCCTAAACTTTTTATCGAAAGGAAATATGTTTTCATCGCTCTGATAATCGGCGTGTTGATCTGCTGTGACTATATTCTTACTCTCTACCGTCTGCCGGAGGTTACTTTCAACGCTTATTCATTGACCGAACTTTATCACAGGATACAGACTGCAAGTCTTTCGCAGACAGTATGGCTGATGTGTTCGCTCGTCATGGGTTATGCGGTCTCGATGTCGTTCATTCAGGAACTCTATCATCAGCTATTGCTTAAAAAGGATGTTGAGTTTCAGAAAAACAATGCGCAACTTGCCGTCTACAAGGCTCAGATTAACCCTCATTTTCTGTTCAATACACTGAATTCCATTTACAGCCTTATAATCGGCACTTCGGAAAAGGCTGAGGACGCTTTTATAAAATTCATAGATATTGTCAAGTATACATATACGGGTGTCGGGCACGACAAAGTGGCTCTCAAGGAGGAGATCGCTTATATAAACAACTATATAGATCTGCAGAAACTCCGGCTGAATCATCATACATCGGTTGACTGGCGCTGTGATGTCGATGATGAGAACGAACAGATTCCGCCGATGATAATGATAACTTTCCTTGAAAATGTGTTTAAATATGGAATATCTGCCAATAAAGATTGCACTGTCCTGATTGAATTGTCGTTGAAGAATGGGCTGCTTGAATTCCGTACGGAAAACCGCGTCATGAAACGGCGTGGAGAGTCCCGTCATCAGCCAGTAGGCATAGAAAATTGCCGGGCGAGACTCGACAGCCTTTTTCCAGGCCGTTATACACTGACGGCTGAGGAGCGCGACGGACTGTTTAATGTTTATATGAAAATACAATTGTCATGA
- a CDS encoding LytR/AlgR family response regulator transcription factor codes for MNDKIRCIAIDDEPLALNVISKFCERLGGISLEVYSDPEAGLEAIRNGNFDLAFLDIEMEGINGLKIAAELPAHTSFIFTTAFLDYALDGFNLDAIDYLHKPFSFDRFSTAVSKAMRRIGYDRSKKGEATIVVKQEYNNISIPVKEIIYIEAMEGYSKIFRTGGVCTISRVILKNLGAMLPEDRFVRIHRSYIVAVDKIKSFTRQNVLLVSGVTLPVGRQYSQTVASMMMGRPNV; via the coding sequence ATGAATGATAAAATCAGATGTATAGCCATTGACGACGAACCTTTGGCCCTCAACGTCATCTCAAAGTTCTGTGAACGGCTTGGCGGGATTTCCTTGGAGGTCTATTCCGATCCCGAAGCCGGGCTGGAGGCTATCAGGAACGGTAATTTTGACCTCGCCTTTCTCGATATAGAAATGGAAGGCATAAACGGTCTTAAAATTGCGGCTGAACTTCCCGCGCATACATCTTTTATTTTTACGACAGCTTTTCTTGATTATGCACTCGACGGTTTTAATCTCGATGCTATCGACTATCTGCATAAACCTTTCTCGTTTGACCGGTTCTCGACCGCTGTGTCGAAAGCCATGAGGCGCATAGGTTACGACAGAAGCAAAAAGGGTGAAGCTACGATAGTTGTGAAGCAGGAATACAACAACATCTCTATACCTGTAAAGGAAATAATCTATATAGAAGCGATGGAGGGATATTCGAAGATATTCCGCACGGGGGGTGTCTGTACGATTTCGCGTGTGATACTAAAAAATCTCGGAGCAATGCTTCCTGAAGACCGTTTTGTGAGAATACACAGGTCATATATAGTTGCAGTCGACAAGATAAAGAGTTTTACCCGGCAGAATGTACTGCTTGTCTCAGGGGTGACGCTTCCTGTTGGAAGGCAATACAGCCAGACTGTGGCATCCATGATGATGGGGCGGCCAAACGTCTGA
- a CDS encoding 2-oxoacid:acceptor oxidoreductase family protein, with amino-acid sequence MKEEIIIAGFGGQGVLSMGKILAYAGLMDNLEVTWMPAYGPEQRGGTANVTVILSDAPISSPVLNSYDTAVILNQQSLDKFESKVKPGGTLIYDPYSIHHAPTRTDITIVPVEAMEATFELPSSKAYNMVLLGALLKVRNLVPVEAVMKGLKKTLPERHHHLLPVNKEAILKGMELPKTD; translated from the coding sequence ATGAAAGAAGAAATAATCATAGCCGGATTCGGTGGACAGGGAGTCCTCTCGATGGGCAAGATACTCGCATACGCAGGTCTGATGGACAATCTTGAAGTGACTTGGATGCCTGCATACGGACCTGAACAGCGCGGCGGTACTGCCAACGTGACTGTAATCCTCTCGGATGCGCCAATCAGCAGTCCTGTACTCAACTCCTATGATACCGCCGTGATTCTCAACCAGCAGAGTCTCGACAAATTCGAATCAAAAGTCAAGCCCGGAGGCACTTTGATCTACGACCCCTACAGCATCCACCATGCCCCTACCCGCACTGATATAACCATAGTACCGGTCGAGGCAATGGAGGCAACTTTCGAACTTCCGTCAAGCAAGGCATACAACATGGTGCTTCTCGGCGCACTGCTTAAAGTCAGGAATTTAGTCCCGGTGGAAGCAGTGATGAAAGGTCTGAAAAAAACTCTTCCCGAACGCCACCACCATCTGCTTCCAGTCAACAAGGAGGCCATTCTCAAAGGTATGGAACTGCCGAAAACAGACTGA
- a CDS encoding thiamine pyrophosphate-dependent enzyme has protein sequence MTPEEIKQSANIVETKPRLLNDNTMHYCPGCSHGVVHKLVAEVIEEMGAEHIAIGIAPVGCAVMAYNYVDIDWIEAAHGRAPAIATAAKRLNPSRLVFTYQGDGDLAAIGTAETIHAANRGENIAIIFINNGIYGMTGGQMAPTTLEGQVTSTTPYGRRVELNGYPLRITDILSMLDGTCYVTRQSVHTAPAVRKAKKAIRKAFENSMAGLGTSVVEIVSTCSSGWKMSPEKSNKWMEENMFAKYPVGDLKDTTAGQQC, from the coding sequence ATGACACCCGAAGAAATCAAGCAATCAGCCAACATCGTCGAGACAAAACCACGTCTGCTCAACGACAACACAATGCACTATTGTCCGGGATGCTCACACGGAGTTGTCCATAAACTCGTGGCGGAAGTCATCGAAGAAATGGGTGCTGAACACATAGCCATCGGCATTGCGCCTGTCGGCTGTGCCGTTATGGCATATAACTATGTAGACATTGACTGGATAGAGGCTGCCCACGGACGTGCACCCGCCATCGCGACAGCGGCAAAACGTCTCAACCCCTCGCGTCTCGTATTTACATATCAGGGCGACGGCGACCTCGCAGCAATCGGAACTGCCGAGACTATCCATGCCGCCAACCGAGGTGAAAACATCGCCATAATCTTCATCAACAACGGCATCTACGGAATGACAGGCGGACAGATGGCTCCCACCACTCTTGAAGGGCAGGTCACATCGACCACGCCTTATGGACGACGTGTAGAACTCAACGGCTATCCACTGCGCATTACAGACATTCTCTCGATGCTCGACGGAACTTGCTATGTCACACGTCAGAGCGTCCACACAGCACCGGCCGTCCGCAAAGCCAAGAAAGCCATACGCAAGGCTTTCGAAAACAGCATGGCCGGACTCGGCACTTCGGTTGTCGAAATCGTTTCGACATGCAGCTCCGGATGGAAGATGAGTCCCGAGAAGTCCAATAAATGGATGGAAGAAAACATGTTTGCAAAATACCCGGTCGGCGACTTAAAGGACACCACTGCAGGACAACAGTGCTGA
- a CDS encoding 3-methyl-2-oxobutanoate dehydrogenase subunit VorB — MEEEIRLMKGNEAVAHAAVRYGVDGYFGYPITPQSEILETLEELMPWETMGMVVLQAESEIAAINMVYGGAATGKACMTSSSSPGISLKQEGISYIAAGELPALIINCMRGGPGLGTIQPSQADYFQATKGGGHGDYHLIVLAPASVQEMADFVGLGFDLAFKYRTPVMMLADGIVGQMMEKVVLPPQRPRRTDEEIALQCPWAVTGKPASRKPNIMTTLELDPVAMERNNIRLQETYSLIQANECRFEEHGTEDCEYLIVAFGSVARICQKAMEEAREMGIKVGIIRPITLWPFPSEEIKRLSKKVKSILVVELNAGQMIEDVRLSLEDRIPVSHYGRMGGIVMDPSDVLEALKNIIEK, encoded by the coding sequence ATGGAAGAAGAAATCAGACTGATGAAAGGCAATGAGGCAGTCGCCCATGCAGCCGTGCGCTACGGTGTCGACGGCTATTTCGGCTACCCCATCACCCCTCAGAGCGAAATTCTCGAAACCCTCGAAGAACTTATGCCTTGGGAGACTATGGGCATGGTCGTGTTGCAGGCCGAAAGCGAGATTGCCGCCATCAACATGGTCTATGGCGGTGCAGCCACAGGAAAAGCCTGCATGACCTCCTCGTCAAGCCCCGGTATAAGCCTCAAACAGGAAGGCATCTCATATATCGCCGCCGGGGAGCTTCCGGCTCTCATCATCAACTGCATGCGCGGAGGTCCCGGACTCGGCACAATCCAGCCATCGCAGGCTGATTATTTTCAGGCGACCAAAGGTGGCGGTCACGGCGACTATCATCTCATCGTGCTCGCCCCCGCGTCGGTTCAGGAAATGGCCGACTTTGTAGGATTAGGCTTTGACCTCGCATTCAAATACCGCACCCCCGTCATGATGCTTGCCGACGGAATTGTCGGGCAGATGATGGAAAAAGTCGTCCTGCCGCCGCAACGCCCACGTCGCACCGACGAAGAAATCGCTCTCCAGTGCCCTTGGGCTGTCACCGGAAAACCCGCCTCCCGCAAACCGAACATCATGACAACCCTTGAGCTTGACCCTGTGGCAATGGAGCGCAACAACATCCGTCTGCAGGAAACCTATAGCCTCATCCAAGCAAACGAATGCCGCTTTGAAGAGCATGGGACAGAAGACTGCGAATATCTCATCGTAGCTTTCGGCTCTGTCGCACGAATCTGTCAGAAAGCTATGGAAGAAGCGCGTGAAATGGGCATCAAGGTCGGCATAATCCGTCCGATAACACTCTGGCCTTTCCCCTCTGAAGAAATCAAACGCCTCAGTAAAAAAGTCAAGTCAATCCTTGTGGTCGAGCTTAACGCAGGCCAGATGATTGAAGATGTCCGTCTGAGCCTTGAAGACCGCATCCCTGTCAGCCACTACGGCCGCATGGGAGGCATCGTCATGGACCCCTCCGACGTGCTCGAAGCACTTAAAAACATAATCGAAAAGTAA
- a CDS encoding 4Fe-4S dicluster domain-containing protein, with protein MAKVIGAVDINRERCKGCDLCVVACPCDVLKLQPKEVNDRGYHFVTDENPDKCIGCAACATVCPDGCITVYRVVEK; from the coding sequence ATGGCAAAAGTTATAGGAGCAGTTGACATAAACCGGGAGCGTTGCAAAGGTTGTGACCTATGTGTGGTCGCCTGCCCCTGCGATGTCCTCAAGCTCCAGCCCAAGGAAGTTAACGACAGGGGATACCACTTCGTAACCGACGAAAATCCTGACAAATGCATAGGCTGTGCCGCTTGCGCAACAGTGTGTCCCGACGGCTGTATCACCGTCTATCGCGTCGTGGAAAAATAA
- a CDS encoding NigD1/NigD2 family lipoprotein → MSQIPYLKRFLLSIVPAFLISSALTSCNDDDGIDGPVEMQLWDIVTYEGKGSDGQGSVFTLRQVDDSPLVTLTSNLGLQDLEAPTRLMIRYIPEGGQAYVSDRIQLLGASKINTGETATEWKEDYDKWNRDKVFLYSAWRTGTYINFHLRLTYSNDPRIFNLVLDPATRESETPEFYLVHIMAEETDYHDRAYFASFDIGEIWNAPGIKGVKIHIADTNLNKDIFTFYKNN, encoded by the coding sequence ATGTCACAAATCCCATACCTGAAACGCTTTTTACTGTCCATCGTGCCGGCCTTCCTAATTTCATCAGCTCTGACATCATGCAATGATGACGACGGCATTGACGGCCCAGTGGAAATGCAGTTGTGGGACATCGTGACATACGAAGGCAAAGGGAGTGACGGACAAGGCTCTGTGTTCACTCTAAGACAGGTCGATGACTCCCCGCTCGTGACACTGACATCTAATTTAGGCCTACAGGATCTCGAAGCGCCTACCCGTCTCATGATACGTTATATCCCGGAAGGAGGCCAAGCCTACGTCTCTGACCGCATACAGCTTCTCGGCGCATCAAAGATAAACACCGGCGAAACTGCGACAGAATGGAAGGAGGACTACGACAAATGGAATCGAGACAAAGTGTTTCTCTACAGCGCATGGCGAACCGGAACATATATAAACTTCCATTTGCGACTGACATATTCCAACGATCCGCGCATCTTCAACCTCGTCCTTGACCCGGCTACGCGCGAGTCGGAAACTCCCGAATTTTATCTTGTCCACATAATGGCCGAGGAGACCGACTATCATGACCGAGCCTACTTCGCCTCGTTCGATATCGGTGAAATCTGGAATGCCCCCGGGATAAAAGGCGTGAAAATCCATATAGCAGACACCAACCTTAATAAAGATATTTTTACATTTTATAAGAATAATTAG
- a CDS encoding ABC transporter ATP-binding protein yields MIEVTDIHKSFDKLQVIKGVSLSIHDGEMLAIVGPSGAGKTTLLQIVGTLERADSGSVKFDGEEITGLKDSKLARFRNRNMGFVFQFHQLLPEFSLEENVALPALIGGTKRSEAFSHARKLLDELGLGNRLDHRPSQLSGGERQRAAVARALVNDPKVILADEPTGSLDSHNREELYKLFFDLRDATGKTFIIVTHDDTFALKADRVIHMKDGLIV; encoded by the coding sequence ATGATAGAGGTCACAGACATACATAAAAGCTTCGATAAACTCCAAGTCATAAAGGGTGTGTCGCTTTCCATCCACGATGGAGAGATGCTGGCCATAGTCGGGCCGAGCGGTGCAGGAAAAACCACGTTGCTACAGATTGTCGGCACTCTCGAGCGTGCCGACAGCGGCAGCGTGAAATTTGACGGAGAGGAAATCACAGGACTGAAAGACTCGAAGCTCGCCCGATTCCGCAATCGTAACATGGGCTTCGTCTTTCAATTCCATCAGCTCCTGCCTGAATTCTCACTCGAAGAGAATGTTGCCCTTCCGGCACTCATAGGCGGCACAAAACGCAGCGAGGCTTTCAGCCATGCCCGCAAGCTCCTCGACGAACTCGGACTTGGCAACCGCCTTGACCACAGACCCTCACAGCTGTCAGGAGGCGAACGCCAACGCGCCGCCGTGGCACGCGCACTCGTCAACGACCCCAAGGTCATACTTGCCGACGAACCGACAGGCAGCCTCGACAGCCACAACCGCGAAGAGCTCTACAAACTTTTCTTTGACCTGCGCGACGCAACCGGCAAAACATTCATCATCGTAACCCACGACGACACTTTCGCACTCAAAGCCGATCGTGTGATCCACATGAAAGACGGGCTTATCGTCTGA
- the pfkA gene encoding 6-phosphofructokinase, whose protein sequence is MAEIKCVGILTSGGDAPGMNAAIRAVTRSAIYGGLRVKGIYRGYKGLITDEIQEFKTQNVSNIIQAGGTILKTARCKEFTTSEGRQLAYDNLKRHEIDALVVIGGDGSLTGARIFANEFNFPIIGLPGTIDNDLYGTDSTIGYDTALNTIMECVDKIRDTATSHERLFFIEVMGRDAGFLALNGAIASGAEAAIIPEISTEVDQLAELIENGFRKSKNSSIVLVAESPVTGGAMGLAQRVKTEYPGYDVRVSILGHLQRGGSPTACDRILASRMGAAAIDALLEEQRNVMIGIRNDEIVYVPFSKAIKNDKPINRELLETLRRLSI, encoded by the coding sequence ATGGCAGAAATCAAATGTGTCGGCATACTGACCTCGGGCGGTGACGCTCCGGGCATGAACGCCGCTATCCGTGCCGTGACCCGTTCGGCCATCTATGGCGGTCTCCGCGTCAAAGGCATCTACAGAGGTTACAAAGGTCTCATTACAGATGAGATTCAGGAATTCAAGACTCAGAACGTTTCCAATATCATACAGGCGGGCGGAACAATACTCAAAACCGCACGCTGTAAGGAATTCACCACTTCTGAGGGACGCCAGCTCGCCTACGACAACCTCAAGCGTCACGAAATCGACGCCCTCGTAGTCATCGGAGGTGACGGCTCGCTCACAGGCGCACGTATCTTCGCCAACGAATTCAATTTCCCGATTATCGGACTCCCCGGAACTATCGACAACGACCTCTACGGGACAGACTCGACCATCGGCTACGACACCGCGCTCAACACCATCATGGAGTGTGTCGACAAAATCCGTGACACCGCGACGAGCCATGAACGCCTCTTCTTCATTGAAGTCATGGGCCGCGACGCAGGATTCCTTGCGCTCAACGGCGCAATCGCATCGGGAGCGGAAGCAGCCATCATCCCTGAAATCTCAACCGAGGTCGACCAGTTGGCCGAACTTATTGAAAACGGTTTCCGCAAGAGCAAAAACTCCTCGATCGTGCTCGTGGCCGAAAGCCCTGTCACCGGCGGAGCTATGGGACTTGCCCAACGTGTGAAGACAGAATATCCCGGCTACGATGTGCGTGTGTCTATCCTCGGACACCTCCAGCGAGGCGGCTCTCCTACCGCCTGCGACCGCATACTCGCCTCACGAATGGGCGCAGCAGCCATCGACGCGCTTCTTGAGGAGCAGCGCAACGTGATGATCGGTATCCGTAACGACGAGATTGTCTACGTCCCCTTCTCAAAGGCTATCAAGAACGACAAGCCAATCAACCGCGAGCTTCTCGAAACGCTCCGCCGCCTGTCTATCTGA
- a CDS encoding peptidylprolyl isomerase has translation METNTTNPGDVKVLLHTTLGDIIILLYGDTPRHTENFVKLVKSGHYDGLLFHRVINDFMVQGGDPSSKDAPKGKMLGGGDMPYEIEAEIDFPKHYHHRGAIAAARQGDAVNPERKSSGSQFYIVTGKKFSPGQLDAMDRKAVMQRKQQVFDRLSAEYRDSIMSMRRNRDQAGLDALRDKLAEETERLTANDSTFFTPEQRDVYMREGGTPHLDGGYTVFGRVLSGMDVVDKIQQVETDGNDRPIEDVRILSATVLP, from the coding sequence ATGGAAACAAACACAACAAATCCCGGTGATGTAAAAGTGCTCCTCCACACCACATTGGGCGACATTATCATCCTTCTCTACGGCGACACACCCCGCCACACCGAAAATTTCGTCAAACTCGTAAAATCAGGCCACTACGACGGCCTGCTCTTCCACCGTGTCATCAATGACTTCATGGTTCAGGGCGGCGACCCGTCATCGAAAGACGCGCCTAAAGGCAAAATGCTCGGTGGCGGCGACATGCCATATGAAATCGAGGCTGAAATTGATTTTCCGAAACACTACCACCATCGCGGAGCAATCGCAGCCGCACGTCAAGGCGACGCCGTAAATCCCGAACGCAAGTCATCAGGCTCACAGTTCTATATCGTCACAGGAAAGAAATTCTCCCCCGGACAGCTTGACGCGATGGACCGCAAAGCCGTCATGCAGCGCAAACAGCAGGTGTTCGACCGCCTGTCGGCTGAATACCGCGACAGCATCATGTCAATGCGCCGTAACCGCGACCAAGCAGGCCTCGATGCCCTTCGCGACAAACTCGCTGAAGAGACTGAACGCCTGACCGCCAACGATTCGACATTCTTCACACCCGAACAGCGCGATGTCTACATGCGCGAAGGAGGCACACCGCACCTCGACGGAGGCTATACAGTGTTCGGACGTGTCCTTTCCGGGATGGATGTCGTCGACAAAATCCAGCAGGTGGAAACCGACGGCAACGACCGCCCTATCGAAGACGTGCGCATACTTTCGGCGACCGTGCTTCCTTGA
- a CDS encoding glycosyltransferase family 4 protein, whose amino-acid sequence MRIGFDAKKAASNLTGIGNYSRNHINLLAGNKDLECTLFIPGRGKEECLEAITGLDDMKIISPSGNSSINRTYWRNFSIVNDIKKSGVDIYHGLSNELPFSIKKAGCLSVVTIHDLIFLRYPDTYDFLQRKILTLKTRYACRNSDAIIAVSEQTKRDIVEFYGIPEEKVTVIYQGCHNVFKQVVPLSERESIRQQYGLPEKYMISVGTIESRKNHRAVIEAFAEAAEDITLVLVSKRTRMQKDIETLVDSLGIKEKVRILNNVPLSHLPALYQGSIGAIYASYFEGFGIPVLEAVTSGVPVIAATGSCLEEAGGKGAVYVNPFNPHEIAEAISRISNDSEFCRELVEGGKEHLNNFTDKALSSKIYDYYNMLLNRSL is encoded by the coding sequence ATGCGTATCGGTTTTGATGCTAAAAAGGCAGCCTCTAATCTTACAGGGATTGGTAACTACAGTAGGAATCATATAAACCTCCTTGCCGGAAATAAAGATTTAGAATGTACGCTTTTTATACCGGGGCGTGGAAAAGAGGAGTGTTTGGAGGCTATAACCGGTCTTGATGACATGAAAATCATATCTCCGTCAGGCAATTCTTCTATAAATAGGACTTATTGGCGTAATTTTTCGATTGTAAATGATATTAAAAAGTCAGGAGTTGACATCTATCATGGACTTAGCAATGAGTTGCCTTTCAGTATAAAGAAGGCCGGCTGTCTGTCTGTGGTGACCATACACGACCTGATATTTTTACGTTATCCTGACACTTACGATTTCCTGCAACGTAAAATCCTTACGCTGAAAACTCGTTATGCGTGTCGTAATTCAGACGCTATCATTGCTGTGAGTGAACAGACGAAGCGTGATATTGTGGAGTTTTACGGCATCCCGGAAGAAAAAGTAACAGTGATTTACCAAGGATGTCACAATGTGTTCAAACAAGTGGTTCCATTAAGCGAGCGTGAGTCAATCAGGCAGCAGTATGGGTTACCTGAAAAATACATGATAAGTGTAGGGACAATTGAAAGTCGTAAGAACCATCGTGCAGTTATCGAAGCATTTGCAGAGGCAGCCGAGGATATTACATTGGTTTTAGTCTCAAAACGTACGCGTATGCAAAAAGATATAGAGACACTTGTTGATTCCCTTGGAATAAAAGAGAAAGTCAGAATACTAAACAACGTGCCGTTGTCTCATTTGCCAGCTTTGTATCAGGGTAGCATAGGGGCTATATATGCGTCCTATTTTGAAGGTTTCGGCATTCCGGTTCTTGAGGCTGTTACTTCAGGAGTCCCGGTAATCGCTGCGACAGGCTCATGCCTCGAGGAAGCTGGCGGAAAAGGGGCGGTATATGTCAATCCGTTTAATCCGCATGAGATTGCCGAGGCAATAAGCAGAATTTCTAACGACAGTGAATTTTGCCGTGAGCTTGTCGAAGGGGGAAAGGAGCATCTGAATAATTTTACGGACAAAGCTCTTTCTTCAAAAATCTACGACTATTATAATATGCTTCTTAATAGAAGCTTATAG
- a CDS encoding helix-turn-helix domain-containing protein: MGKTVELSQLAFLQNFSTEFSTLGDDYVFTRITESDRRPGDFSGGPVRFDGMSWLLCFGGRLDIEVNLVPSTLKANHIAVTRPDSFFEVKDIDWTGLDCYVLFISKNFIRDINFDLNILGALPVPTSGVNVSPVQEISIEETELLKEYYDILHHNTRNSDSNYSKSIARCVIAALTYQLIQIISRRIPAESTERPRSRRSAYVHDFVELVHEHHLRERSVAFYADKLFISPKYLSLIIKEALGRSAAEVIDDYVILEAKNMLRFSGKNIQQVSYELNFPNQSSFGKYFKHLVGMSPSEYQRSN, translated from the coding sequence ATGGGCAAGACTGTAGAGCTCTCTCAACTCGCCTTTCTCCAGAATTTTTCTACCGAGTTTTCGACGCTTGGCGACGATTACGTGTTCACGCGCATCACTGAGTCTGACCGCAGACCCGGGGATTTTTCAGGTGGGCCGGTGCGGTTTGACGGAATGTCGTGGCTGCTTTGTTTCGGTGGTCGCCTTGACATTGAGGTTAACCTCGTTCCGTCGACGCTCAAGGCCAATCATATCGCCGTGACCCGTCCCGATTCTTTTTTTGAAGTGAAGGATATCGACTGGACCGGTCTTGACTGCTATGTATTGTTCATTTCAAAAAATTTTATACGCGACATCAATTTTGACCTGAACATTCTCGGTGCATTGCCTGTTCCGACTTCGGGTGTCAATGTCAGTCCCGTACAGGAAATCAGTATTGAAGAGACAGAGTTGCTGAAAGAGTATTACGATATCCTTCACCACAATACCCGTAACTCCGACAGCAATTATTCAAAGTCGATTGCCCGGTGTGTTATCGCAGCTCTGACCTATCAGCTGATTCAGATTATATCGCGACGGATTCCGGCCGAGAGCACCGAACGTCCCCGTTCGCGACGCTCGGCTTATGTCCACGATTTCGTCGAATTGGTTCATGAGCATCATTTGCGTGAGCGGTCGGTGGCTTTTTATGCCGACAAACTGTTCATCTCTCCAAAATATCTGTCACTGATCATCAAGGAGGCACTCGGGCGTTCGGCCGCAGAGGTTATTGACGATTATGTGATTCTTGAAGCTAAAAATATGCTTAGGTTCTCAGGTAAGAACATACAGCAGGTGAGCTATGAGCTGAATTTCCCGAACCAGTCGTCGTTCGGTAAATATTTCAAGCATCTTGTCGGGATGTCGCCTTCCGAATACCAGCGTTCAAACTAA